A section of the Drosophila subobscura isolate 14011-0131.10 chromosome A, UCBerk_Dsub_1.0, whole genome shotgun sequence genome encodes:
- the LOC117894770 gene encoding small nuclear ribonucleoprotein-associated protein B yields MHFNIHYLFSLLLVLLCGAFVSAYPQGGPCGPPPSGPPPSGPPPSGRPPGGPGGRCGPPPSTTASSG; encoded by the exons ATGCATTTCAACATTCATTACCTGttcagcctgctgctggttctgctgtGCGGTGCCTTTGTG AGCGCCTATCCACAAGGTGGCCCCTGCGGACCACCACCCAGCGGTCCGCCGCCATCCGGCCCGCCGCCATCGGGACGCCCACCAGGCGGACCCGGCGGACGCTGTGGACCGCCGCCCTCGACAACAGCTTCATCGGGCTAA
- the LOC117903243 gene encoding uncharacterized protein LOC117903243 → MPYKRRAATPNGSQEALDGVPRARRHHIYGKNRLFPLNKRSKAEQHGLATIRQQLNTDFQDEVEATALSMVAVENRLDNSEPQLRIESPPAHWMQKYRKYFLILVLLLLLPIAIVFGYTFYLRFFYEDTPEKRFENKMESADMPLKLLFRVLRWVAGKEIF, encoded by the exons ATGCCTTACAAACGCCGTGCCGCAACGCCCAA TGGCAGTCAGGAGGCACTCGATGGTGTGCCCAGAGCTCGAAGACATCACATTTATGGCAAAAATAGATTGTTTCCTCTGAACAAGCGATCCAAGGCGGAGCAGCATGGCTTGGCAACGATTCGCCAGCAGTTAAATACTGATTTCCAAGATGAAGTGGAGGCGACGGCACTGTCCATGGTGGCAGTGGAGAATCGTTTGGACAATTCGGAGCCACAGCTGCGCATTGAGAGCCCTCCAGCTCATTGGATGCAGAAATATCGGAAATACTTTCTGATTTTAGTGCTGCTCTTACTACTGCCTATTGCCATAGTTTTTGGCTACACCTTCTACCTGCGTTTCTTCTACGAGGACACGCCGGAGAAACGCTTCGAGAATAAGATGGAGAGCGCAGACATGCCACTGAAGCTACTCTTCCGCGTGCTGAGATGGGTCGCGGGAAAGGAGATCTTTTAA
- the LOC117895741 gene encoding uncharacterized protein LOC117895741, translated as MRLYLLFAFVLSCCLLQLSAAGVSHGLVQGLQAVGHHRNSTGSPPPRGAPPPPPPSTTAATG; from the exons ATGCGTCTCTATCTGCTCTTTGCCTTCGTCCTCAGCTGTTGCCTGCTG CAACTGTCCGCAGCTGGCGTGAGCCATGGCCTGGTGCAGGGACTCCAGGCTGTTGGCCATCATCGCAACTCGACGGGCTCCCCGCCACCGCGCGGtgcaccgccgccaccaccgcccaGCACCACAGCCGCAACTGGCTAG
- the LOC117903244 gene encoding probable serine/threonine-protein kinase atr1: MKCQSERRHQFATPTDEMRPPKYLHVVALLLLLLALLVGAAPIGEHVDHAGCIRITIVKRPLATAATTTTTTTTTTTTTTTAATTVATG; this comes from the coding sequence ATGAAGTGCCAGAGCGAGCGACGCCATCAGTTCGCGACTCCAACTGATGAGATGAGGCCGCCGAAGTACCTCCACGTGGTggcgctcctcctgctgttgctggcattGCTGGTGGGTGCAGCGCCCATTGGGGAGCATGTGGATCATGCTGGCTGCATTCGGATAACGATAGTGAAGCGGCCACTGGCGACGGCAGCGACCAccacgacgacaacgacgacgaccaccaccaccacgacaACGGCAGCCACCACAGTGGCCAccggctga
- the LOC117889772 gene encoding sodium-coupled monocarboxylate transporter 1, producing MHVEELRASLQSFGWPDYLVFCMMLAICAVIGIYFCLQLRRESRKQRSSGGAEEAAASAASYLVGGRQMKIFPITMSLISSFISGITLLGTPTEVYLYGAQYMYIMGSLVLMGFCMYYFFLPVFHELNLISTYKYLEQRYNRSLRLFGSVMFIVASLLWLPIVIYVPAIAFNQATGVNIHIVTPIVCVVCIFYTCIGGLKAVVWTDVIQTIIMFGAMALVLIKGTLDIGGPSVVWQRAQETARLERPNFTPDITERYTFYSLVLGGVAHWLKSNAISQNMIQRYLSLPTLRDARIAIWTFIGGVLAFLLICGYTGLLIYATYAQCDPLETKLAQRNDQLLPLLVMETLGSYPGLPGVFVAGVFSAALSSLSTGLNSLSAVVLEDFVKTFRRQPLTEGQTAFVMRSVVVVFGIVFVALVFAVEKLGAVLQLTITLSSVANGPLLGIFTAGVMLPWVNSKGALLGGFSSLLVMAWMCVSAQRDLVTGHLVYQRKPYSTMGCNYTFAGEPRHFASLPLDGAFSHEVPSGPFQLYRISYLYFTLFGALLTIVVALVTSLLLRETDLDAIDTRLLTPFVRRWLERRRHKQSQIPTRTPDGLKPKTIQETAT from the exons ATGCATGTTGAGGAGCTGCGCGCCAGCTTGCAGAGTTTCGGCTGGCCGGACTATTTGGTGTTCTGCATGATGCTGGCCATCTGTGCCGTGATCGGCATCTACTTTTGCCTGCAGCTGCGCCGCGAGTCCCGCAAGCAGCGCTCCAGCGGTGGCGCCGAGGAGGCGGCGGCCAGTGCGGCCTCCTATCTGGTGGGCGGCAGGCAAATGAAGATATTTCCCATCACCATGTCGCTGATATCGAG CTTCATTTCGGGCATCACGCTGCTGGGCACACCCACGGAGGTGTATCTGTATGGCGCCCAGTACATGTACATCATGGGCTCGCTGGTGCTGATGGGCTTCTGCATGTACTACTTCTTTCTGCCGGTCTTCCACGAGCTCAACTTGATATCCACCTACAAG TACCTCGAGCAGCGCTACAATCGCAGTCTGCGCCTCTTTGGCTCCGTCATGTTCATTGTCGCTTCG CTCCTGTGGCTGCCGATTGTCATCTATGTGCCAGCGATAGCCTTCAACCAGGCCACGGGCGTCAACATTCACATCGTCACGCCCATTGTGTGCGTCGTTTGCATTTTCTACACGTGCATCGGTGGCCTGAAGGCGGTGGTCTGGACGGATGTCATCCAGACCATCATCATGTTCGGGGCCATGGCCCTGGTGCTGATCAAGGGCACCCTGGACATTGGCGGCCCGAGCGTGGTGTGGCAGCGGGCACAGGAGACGGCACGCCTCGAGCGGCCCAACTTCACGCCGGACATCACGGAGCGCTACACCTTCTACTCGCTGGTGCTCGGCGGCGTGGCCCACTGGCTCAAGTCGAATGCGATCAGCCAGAACATGATCCAGCGCTACCTGTCGCTGCCCACCCTGCGGGATGCTCGCATCGCCATTTGGACCTTCATTGGCGGCGTGCTGGCCTTCCTCCTGATCTGCGGCTACACGGGACTCCTGATCTACGCCACCTATGCCCAGTGTGATCCTCTGGAGACGAAGCTGGCCCAGCGCAACGAtcagctcctgccgctgctcgtcATGGAGACCCTCGGCTCGTATCCGGGGCTGCCCGGCGTCTTTGTGGCCGGGGTCTTCAGCGCGGcgctctcctcgctctccACCGGCCTCAACTCCCTGTCGGCCGTCGTGCTGGAGGATTTCGTGAAGACATTCCGGCGCCAGCCGCTCACCGAGGGACAAACGGCATTCGTGATGCGCAGCGTGGTCGTCGTCTTTGGCATTGTGTTTGTGGCGCTGGTCTTTGCCGTGGAGAAGCTGGGCGCCGTCCTGCAGCTGACCATCACCCTCTCCTCGGTGGCCAATGGGCCGCTGCTGGGCATCTTCACCGCCGGCGTCATGCTGCCGTGGGTCAACTCCAAGGGAGCGCTGCTCGGCGGCTTCAGCTCGCTGCTGGTCATGGCCTGGATGTGCGTGAGCGCCCAGCGGGACTTGGTCACTGGGCATCTGGTGTACCAGCGCAAGCCCTACTCCACGATGGGCTGCAACTACACCTTTGCCGGGGAGCCGCGTCACTTTGCCAGTCTGCCGCTCGACGGTGCCTTCAG CCACGAGGTGCCCAGTGGTCCCTTCCAGCTGTACCGCATCTCCTACCTCTACTTCACGCTCTTTGGCGCACTGCTGACCATTGTGGTGGCCCTCGTGAcgagcctgctgctgcgcgaaACGGATCTGGATGCCATCGACACGCGGCTGCTGACGCCCTTCGTCCGGCGCTGGCTGGAGCGACGTCGCCACAAGCAGTCACAGATCCCCACCCGAACGCCAGACGGACTCAAGCCCAAGACCATACAGGAGACGGCCAcgtga